The following coding sequences lie in one Rutidosis leptorrhynchoides isolate AG116_Rl617_1_P2 chromosome 4, CSIRO_AGI_Rlap_v1, whole genome shotgun sequence genomic window:
- the LOC139843798 gene encoding uncharacterized protein isoform X2, with protein MDIDDNDAQDQNLQLVGEGNSKVTPILHSYGLPKFEFDDSLQGHLRFDSLVENEVFLGITSQEDNNWIEEYSRGTGEIQFSSSVVDSSHKNVWSEATSSESVEMLLKSVGQEEKVAEETINEDFDACEPGSLTNSMDPNHNLHENFVQSKVSSDCGPSLAESESPSQETQVSGRELDSVVIGEKVVDKVCDDLHHKANKLSNESSANELQEQPSVSKVVIGEKVVDKECDDIHHKASNIANESSVNKLQEQVSVSEVECENVGPSQNVDASVEQESDHIIKNEENNMCDLTHNSTIIESSNYNVPEEFVDNQTVEGSNPVVEEPSVSLAIESCDMQVDERHDAPVCSIEQSEYNNTSVSASLICSKINEEPNDNMPEESIAVSPNVDCLETQAVEDTDMKLGILDPSKANVGGLSSPFHARSHSVEETGNGDDIKSDMEERTEIIHVSPNSGCIETQAVEDTDMNLASSKSNVGPLSGLFHTQSHFVEETENDVGGDLKSEMGKGTEIINVSQDSVCIETQAVEDTDMKSEILDSSKFDVGAPSGPFHAHSHFVEETENCVKDNTKSEMGEGTEIIHVSPNSECIETQAVEDTDMKSDILDSSKSNVGAVSSPFHADSHSIEETKNGVEGDLKSDACEGTEIINVIETTQAVEDTDMKSETLDSSKSDVGARLSPFHAHSHSVEETKNSVEGDLKSEMGEGTEISNIGETLITSDFSAEMPSEDILNKDESAGNNVLKSQTEDLNGEEIRSLKPDAFFKGQGATFNERHDAALHLDSRDMGVDDVGASDNQKNVEPSSSFEVCEVVIATGQGSEFNVADMTNADSTKNSSPDTLDDVQLPSGAVATAEEVNEDQPRSPILGVSLVHNDNDNDGKMEVGSSKKVTPEVNSTLDCASDGPLPMDENEDGVQLPSGTVDTADDVNEDQPRSPILGASSVRTDNEGKMKVGSSKKLTPEVDSTLDCAIDGPLVEKEDVTDGVERVVHDLAGHCGSPIGNLNASPSKQTREDNKGGLKFSKTVETSFISGNSEAEGVNNADEGGLSVPKELTGEDEVEPLNLAVNTPDEQRASVDLSVLSEHDTTHEVQTEGITVSSDRPRIGGPSVSSDKPQIMSSSETKDIEHSQSVKGNQEATQGFILENFPVSKESCEQDGFQPVSVSSSSPTKEEKSFTFEVNANAGQSLSPAMNTKESSSISAANESCATQSNPVKLHEHTVVSSETPISLPNEAVTKKTSDRKPRRKSVVKESSKKGTQSKETTPTRRSKAEKPHASLTHPPATGDVTPAKDSKPNEGIECSNSKSLNVPDLNKSTSLLQQSFTDNQQMQLRAQILVYGSLISGAPPDEPHMVVAFGQSDGGRRTWEAAWHACLERVRAQKSIVNNPSTPMQSRSGNKDSDQEIKLGSSQSKFISSPNVSPMIPISSPLWNISTPSDAMQANAMPKGGVLDYRQTLSPMLPYQTLQVPGHNPSWLSQGPFPGQWVANSPVTPFSARFSALPITESVKLTTVKESGGPGIPVIPVNPGAGPTISPVPSSLSSINNPTVSSGQPSGNSKSRKRKKAPASQIEVASQSTPVAHIPFASHTENYNQISFPSQNQTNSGTALVVTSQPLSSTPFVTPVPVISKPSAGQISFPDENIPKTVRREEIVSQIEQSKVQATDAAVQAATAISHCQTVWSQLAMQKNSGLVSDDEAKLASSAVTIAAASSVAKVAAAAAKIASNVAEQARLMADEVFQSSRIGSHDQSIVVSQDKSTSIISTAREAARRRIEAASVASKHAENLDAIVKAAELAAEAVSQAGKIVTMGNPSALTKLIEAGPEGYWKTNQSSNQQVYSDKRNVQTTPNDKDIHTLKHGLSPQEKFEDLAKNQMVIVDGISGSGRSSQNDRSTTGQKGPTLSKTVGGIPGPVFRSDGNLDRDQIVPQSTSGSWKENIIEGSFVEVYKDDSKNVGGWFAANILTLKDGKAFVRYTEIQSDDGSGKLQEWVPLEVEGTKAPRIRIAHRMTTMHFDGTRKRGRTALSDNTWCSGDRVDVWVHDRWREAVVVETDKNDATSLTVQFPGQEKTSVARSWHVRPTLMWKDGKWSEWSSLKGHRSTEGDTPHEKRQKFGTPVVEGKEKGNISSIVIDLNEAGRHKESKILPSSGQGTLFDVGKSSKNENKLNTHKTTKISTQKERSRVVFGVPKPGKKQKFVNVSTHYVADGSNINNTPNDSDKVHSKNDTKEKQVAAVKSKIHQPRKPPIPSLRPVTSKDKSKTNNATSHEASLSDKNVPGSVGDDENISGHENRMDLGSSSNTEDVEKPLTSKARLNKRKVAHVERKTTKIEVKDKSTSEAEPRRSVRKIQPTSRLLEGLQSQLTISKMPTVSHASQRSHNKVTSKGSTNSG; from the exons ATGGATATTGATGACAATGATGCTCAAGACCAGAATCTTCAGCTAGTTGGCGAAGGGAACTCCAAAGTTACTCCGATATTGCATTCGTATGGTCTTCCCAAATTTGAATTTGACGATAGCCTACAAGGGCATTTAAGGTTTGATAGTCTGGTAGAAAACGAGGTTTTTCTTGGTATTACAAGTCAAGAAGACAATAACTGGATTGAGGAATATTCACGTGGAACTGGTGAAATACAGTTCAGTTCAAGTGTGGTAGATTCATCACATAAGAATGTATGGTCTGAAGCAACATCTTCTGAATCTGTTGAAATGCTTCTAAAATCAGTTGGGCAGGAAGAAAAAGTTGCAGAAGAAACAATAAATGAAGACTTTGATGCTTGTGAGCCCGGTAGCTTAACTAATTCAATGGATCCTAATCATAACTTGCATGAGAATTTTGTTCAGTCAAAAGTGAGTTCAGATTGCGGGCCATCTCTTGCTGAATCTGAATCACCATCTCAAGAGACTCAAGTTTCAGGTAGAGAATTAGATTCAGTAGTTATAGGTGAGAAAGTAGTTGATAAGGTATGTGATGACCTACATCATAAGGCAAACAAATTATCAAATGAATCTTCTGCTAATGAACTGCAAGAACAACCCTCTGTCTCCAAAGTAGTTATAGGTGAGAAAGTAGTTGATAAGGAATGTGATGACATACATCATAAGGCGAGCAACATTGCAAATGAATCTTCTGTTAATAAACTAcaagaacaagtttctgtttccgaAGTAGAGTGTGAAAATGTGGGTCCCTCACAAAATGTTGATGCAAGTGTTGAGCAGGAGTCAGATCATATTATCAAGAATGAAGAGAATAATATGTGTGATTTAACCCATAACAGTACTATCATCGAATCTTCTAATTATAATGTGCCTGAGGAATTTGTAGACAATCAAACAGTTGAAGGTAGTAACCCTGTTGTTGAGGAACCTTCAGTTTCGTTAGCAATAGAGAGCTGCGATATGCAGGTGGATGAACGACACGATGCCCCTGTATGTTCGATTGAACAGTCTGAGTATAACAACACATCAGTGTCCGCTTCTTTAATATGCTCAAAGATAAATGAGGAACCTAATGATAACATGCCTGAGGAATCAATTGCTGTTTCCCCAAATGTTGACTGTTTGGAAACGCAAGCAGTTGAGGACACTGATATGAAGTTAGGGATTTTGGATCCTTCTAAAGCTAATGTGGGTGGTCTTTCGAGTCCGTTTCACGCACGTAGTCATTCTGTAGAAGAAACAGGAAATGGAGATGATATAAAATCTGATATGGAAGAAAGAACTGAGATTATCCATGTTTCCCCAAATAGTGGATGTATTGAAACGCAAGCAGTTGAGGACACTGATATGAATTTGGCTTCTTCAAAGTCTAATGTGGGTCCTCTTTCGGGTCTTTTTCACACACAAAGTCATTTTGTAGAAGAAACAGAAAATGATGTTGGAGGTGATTTAAAATCTGAGATGGGAAAAGGAACTGAGATTATCAATGTTTCCCAAGATAGTGTTTGTATTGAAACGCAAGCTGTTGAGGACACTGATATGAAGTCTGAGATTTTGGATTCTTCAAAATTTGATGTGGGTGCTCCGTCCGGTCCGTTTCATGCACATAGTCATTTTGTAGAAGAAACAGAAAATTGTGTTAAAGATAATACAAAATCTGAGATGGGAGAAGGAACTGAGATTATACATGTATCCCCAAATAGTGAATGTATTGAAACACAAGCGGTTGAGGACACTGATATGAAGTCGGATATTTTGGATTCTTCAAAATCTAATGTAGGTGCTGTTTCAAGTCCATTTCACGCAGATAGTCATTCTATAGAAGAAACAAAAAATGGTGTTGAAGGTGATTTAAAATCTGATGCGTGTGAAGGAACTGAGATTATCAATGTTATTGAAACAACACAAGCAGTTGAGGACACTGATATGAAGTCAGAGACTTTGGATTCTTCAAAATCTGATGTGGGTGCTCGTTTGAGTCCGTTTCACGCACATAGTCATTCTGTTGAAGAAACAAAAAACAGTGTTGAAGGTGATTTAAAATCTGAGATGGGTGAAGGAACTGAGATTAGCAATATTGGTGAAACTTTAATAACATCAGACTTTTCAGCTGAAATGCCTTCTGAAGACATCTTAAATAAGGATGAATCAGCGGGAAATAATGTTTTGAAATCTCAGACAGAGGATTTAAATGGTGAGGAAATTCGATCATTGAAGCCGGATGCTTTCTTTAAAGGTCAAGGTGCTACTTTTAATGAGAGACATGATGCAGCATTGCATTTGGATTCTAGAGATATGGGCGTCGATGACGTTGGAGCTTCTGATAACCAAAAAAATGTTGAGCCATCTTCGTCCTTTGAAGTTTGTGAAGTAGTTATTGCAACTGGTCAAGGATCTGAATTTAATGTCGCTGATATGACAAATGCAG ATTCAACTAAAAATTCATCTCCTGACACACTGGATGATGTACAATTGCCTTCTGGAGCTGTTGCTACAGCTGAAGAAGTTAACGAAGACCAGCCAAGGTCCCCTATACTTGGGGTGAGTTTAGTGCacaacgataatgataatgatgggaAAATGGAAGTGGGAAGCTCCAAGAAAGTGACCCCAGAAGTTAATAGCACACTGGATTGTGCATCAGACGGTCCATTACCCATGGATGAAAATGAGGATGGTGTGCAATTGCCTTCTGGAACTGTTGATACAGCTGATGATGTTAACGAAGACCAGCCAAGGTCCCCTATACTTGGGGCGAGTTCAGTGCGTACTGATAATGAAGGAAAAATGAAGGTGGGAAGCTCCAAGAAATTGACCCCAGAAGTTGATAGTACGTTGGATTGTGCAATAGATGGTCCATTGGTTGAAAAGGAGGATGTTACTGATGGAGTGGAAAGAGTTGTACACGATCTTGCTGGTCATTGCGGTTCACCTATTGGAAACTTAAATGCAAGCCCGAGTAAACAAACCAGAGAGGATAACAAAGGAGGTCTCAAGTTTTCTAAGACAGTGGAGACGAGCTTTATTTCTGGTAATTCAGAAGCAGAAGGGGTAAATAATGCTGACGAAGGAGGTCTATCAGTCCCCAAGGAATTAACAGGAGAAGATGAAGTGGAACCTTTAAATTTAGCAG TTAATACGCCAGATGAGCAGCGGGCTTCTGTTGATTTATCTGTTCTATCTGAACATGACACTACTCATGAGGTGCAGACTGAAGGTATTACTGTTTCATCGGATAGACCTCGAATTGGAGGTCCTTCTGTTTCATCAGATAAACCTCAAATCATGTCATCTTCAGAGACAAAAGACATTGAACATTCTCAAAGTGTAAAAGGTAATCAAGAGGCCACCCAGGGTTTCATCCTTGAAAATTTTCCAGTTTCAAAGGAGAGTTGTGAACAAGATGGTTTTCAGCCAGTTTCAGTTTCGTCGAGTAGTCCTACAAAAGAAGAAAAAAGCTTTACTTTTGAAGTCAATGCAAATGCTGGTCAAAGTCTTAGCCCGGCAATG AATACAAAGGAGTCATCTTCTATCAGTGCAGCCAATGAATCCTGTGCTACCCAATCGAATCCTGTCAAATTGCATGAACATACTGTGGTTAGTTCTGAAACACCTATCAGTTTACCCAATGAAGCAGTAACCAAAAAGACTTCTGATCGTAAACCAAGGAGAAAATCAGTTGTGAAAGAATCTTCTAAAAAAGGTACGCAGTCGAAGGAAACAACTCCCACTAGACGTTCGAAAGCCGAAAAGCCACATGCTTCATTAACCCATCCTCCTGCAACTGGAGATGTTACTCCCGCCAAAGATTCAAAACCTAATGAGGGCATCGAATGCAGCAATTCAAAGTCCTTGAATGTGCCTGACCTAAATAAGTCAACCTCTCTGTTACAACAGTCTTTTACTGACAACCAACAAATGCAATTGCGAGCGCAAATTTTAGTATACGGATCGTTAAT ATCTGGAGCGCCACCAGATGAGCCTCATATGGTTGTTGCATTTGGGCAATCGG ATGGTGGACGGAGAACCTGGGAGGCTGCTTGGCATGCTTGTCTAGAAAGGGTTCGTGCTCAGAAGTCCATAGTGAACAACCCTAGTACCCCTATGCAATCACGATCAG GTAACAAGGATTCTGATCAAGAAATCAAACTTGGTTCTTCTCAAAGCAAATTTATTTCCTCGCCAAATGTTAGTCCCATGATCCCCATTTCATCCCCTTTATGGAATATTTCTACGCCGTCTGATGCTATGCAAGCTAATGCAATGCCAAAAGGTGGTGTTCTTGATTATCGCCAAACACTTTCTCCTATGCTTCCTTATCAAACACTACAAGTGCCTGGACACAATCCATCTTGGCTATCTCAGGGCCCATTCCCTGGTCAATGGGTTGCAAATTCACCAGTTACTCCATTTAGTGCTCGATTTTCGGCTTTACCCATAACAGAATCAGTTAAACTAACAACTGTCAAAGAATCAGGTGGTCCAGGTATACCTGTGATTCCTGTTAACCCTGGTGCTGGTCCAACCATTTCTCCTGTTCCTTCTTCCCTATCTAGCATAAACAATCCAACGGTGTCCTCTGGTCAGCCTTCAGGTAATTCAAAAAGCAGAAAGAGGAAGAAGGCTCCTGCTAGTCAAATTGAAGTGGCGTCTCAATCCACACCCGTAGCTCATATTCCGTTTGCTTCTCATACAGAAAATTACAATCAAATCTCGTTTCCTTCTCAAAATCAGACAAATTCGGGGACTGCTCTTGTGGTTACTAGCCAACCTCTATCATCAACCCCTTTTGTGACACCTGTTCCCGTCATCTCTAAACCTAGTGCTGGTCAAATTAGTTTTCCTGATGAAAACATCCCGAAGACTGTCAGAAGAGAGGAAATTGTGAGTCAAATTGAACAGTCAAAGGTACAAGCAACAGATGCAGCAGTACAAGCTGCCACTGCCATCAGTCACTGCCAAACCGTATGGAGCCAGCTGGCAATGCAAAAGAATTCTGGCTTGGTTTCTGATGACGAAGCAAAACTTGCATCTTCAGCTGTTACAATAGCAGCTGCTTCGTCTGTTGCTAAAGTGGCAGCTGCAGCTGCCAAAATTGCATCAAATGTTGCTGAACAAGCTAGGTTAATGGCTGATGAAGTGTTTCAATCAAGTAGGATTGGTAGCCATGATCAAAGTATTGTGGTTTCACAAGATAAGTCTACTTCAATCATTTCCACTGCCAGAGAAGCTGCTCGTCGGAGAATTGAAGCTGCATCAGTTGCATCAAAACATGCTGAAAATTTAGATGCTATTGTAAAAGCTGCTGAGCTGGCAGCCGAAGCTGTATCACAAGCTGGGAAAATTGTTACCATGGGTAATCCTTCGGCTTTAACAAAGTTGATTGAAGCGGGTCCTGAGGGTTACTGGAAGACTAACCAGTCATCTAACCAGCAGGTTTATTCTGATAAACGGAATGTTCAAACGACTCCTAATGATAAAGACATTCATACTTTGAAACATGGTTTATCACCGCAAGAGAAGTTTGAGGATTTGGCTAAGAATCAGATGGTAATTGTTGATGGCATCTCGGGTTCAGGTAGAAGCTCTCAAAATGATAGAAGTACAACGGGTCAAAAAGGTCCTACTTTGTCCAAAACTGTTGGGGGAATTCCTGGACCAGTCTTCAGATCTGATGGTAATTTAGATCGTGATCAAATCGTGCCTCAGAGTACTTCAGGCAGTTGGAAAGAGAACATCATAGAGGGATCCTTTGTTGAG GTGTATAAAGACGATAGCAAGAACGTAGGTGGCTGGTTTGCAGCAAATATATTGACTTTGAAGGATGGAAAAGCATTTGTCCGTTACACTGAAATCCAATCAGATGATG GGTCAGGAAAATTACAGGAATGGGTCCCACTTGAAGTTGAAGGCACCAAGGCACCCAGGATACGCATTGCCCATCGTATGACTACTATGCATTTTGATGGCACTAGAAAGAGAGGCAGAACTGCTCTTTCGGATAACACTTGGTGTAGTGGAGATCGAGTTGATGTGTGGGTACATGATCG CTGGCGTGAAGCAGTTGTTGTGGAGACAGATAAGAATGATGCAACTTCCTTAACTGTCCAGTTTCCTG GTCAAGAGAAGACGTCAGTTGCTAGGTCATGGCATGTCAGGCCAACTCTTATGTGGAAAGATGGCAAGTGGAGTGAGTGGTCTAGTTTAAAGGGACACCGTTCTACTGAG GGTGATACACCACATGAAAAGCGACAAAAGTTTGGTACCCCTGTTGTGGAAGGCAAAGAAAAGGGTAACATTTCAAGTATTGTTATTGATCTTAATGAGGCTGGGAGACATAAAGAGTCAAAGATACTTCCTTCATCTGGCCAAGGAACTTTATTCGATGTCGGTAAAAGTTCTAAGAACGAAAATAAGCTTAACACACATAAAACAACAAAGATTAGTACACAGAAGGAAAGGTCTAGAGTGGTTTTTGGTGTTCCTAAACCGGGGAAGAAACAGAAATTTGTGAATGTTAGCACGCATTATGTTGCTGATGGAAGCAACATAAATAATACACCAAATGATTCTGACAAAGTTCATTCTAAAAATGATACTAAGGAAAAACAAGTTGCTGCAGTAAAATCCAAAATCCACCAGCCCAGAAAACCACCAATTCCATCACTCAGACCGGTAACTTCAAAGGATAAATCTAAAACCAATAACGCCACGTCACATGAGGCTTCTTTGAGTGATAAAAATGTCCCGGGTTCTGTTGGTGATGATGAAAACATCTCTGGTCACGAAAACCGAATGGATTTGGGCTCTTCTTCTAACACCGAGGATGTCGAGAAACCTTTAACATCGAAGGCCCGCTTGAACAAGAGAAAAGTTGCACATGTTGAAAGAAAGACAACTAAAATCGAAGTGAAAGACAAGTCAACATCGGAAGCTGAGCCACGCAGATCAGTTCGTAAAATTCAGCCAACTTCGAGG CTTTTAGAAGGGTTGCAAAGTCAATTGACCATCTCAAAGATGCCCACTGTTTCACATGCAAGTCAAAGGAGTCACAATAAGGTTACATCGAAAG GGAGTACAAACTCAGGCTGA